Part of the Pelmatolapia mariae isolate MD_Pm_ZW linkage group LG3_W, Pm_UMD_F_2, whole genome shotgun sequence genome is shown below.
tctccgttcaccattttgtccatctcttttgttgtgtttgcctTAGTGGCCCCAGCCATTTTTAGCCAACCTGgttgtccattttaagataaagccTCTTCTCATCCCACAAACTGGTATTCATCTTCTTTTATGTTGCGGCtatgagccgggtcgtaacagaATTGGGGGCTCATCCATTCTGTCTTTGCTGGAGGGTCCGGGGGACCGCTTCAGCCTTctgtcttcgctggagggtccggaGGACCGCTTCAGCATTCGTCTTAGCTGGAGGGTCCgtggggcctgtccagccttcgtccgtctccgctggaggggtccaaggggcctgtccagccaacattcgtcttagctggagggtccgtggggcctgtccagccttcgtccgtctccgctggaggggtccaaggggcctgtccagccttcgtccgtctccgctggaggggtccgaggggcctgtccagccaacattcgtccgtctccgctggaggggtccaaggggcctgtccagccaacattcgtcttcgctggagggtccgaggggcctgtccagccttcgtccgtctccgctggaggggtccaatcggcctgtccagccaacattcgtcttcgctggagggtccgaggggcctgtccagccttcgtccgtctccgctggaggggtccaaggggcctgtccagccaacattcgtcttcgctggagggtccgaggggcctgtccagccttcgtccgtctccgctggaggggtccaaggggcctgtccagccaacattcgtcttcgctggagggtccgaggggcctgtccgGCCACCAttcgtcttcgctggagggtccgaggggcctgtcccgccttcgtccgtctccgctggaggggtccaaggggcctgtccagccaacattcgtcttcgctggagggtccgaggggcctgtccagccttcgtccgtctccgctggaggggtccgaggggcctgtccagccaacattcgtcttcgctggagggtccgaggggcctgtccagccttcgtccgtcttcgctggagggtccggaGGACCGCTTCAGCATTCCGTCTGCCTGCAGAATAGCGGCCAGTGCCTTGTGCACTGGTCCTCCAGGACTACAGCATTCATGGCTTTCTAGGTCAtgaatcaaacattttcatttggggttaaatgtttgatttttgggtGGGGGGAAATGTTATGatttaatgttgtcagtgttttgggGGCTGGTGCAGTGCTTTTGCAGAAGGATGAAAATGGCAAGTGCAGCTCTTAATATGGAAATATGGGTAAAATGGAAACATGCTTCATATTTTAAGATACACACTTGCCTTGTGGGGAAAATATAGTTAGTGTTCAAAGCTTTAACATGCTTTCTAAACCCACTGTCCTCCGCAATAGTGAAGGGCTGGGAATCTTCTATGACCATGTTGACCAAGGCCTCATCCACATCATTCTTCTCCCCtgataaaacaaacagaacattaAGAAATTACATATATCAGTAAATACAGCCCAAATAGGAATGAATGACATAGGGGAATATAAATGTATCACATGACcggtgttgggactaacgcatTATTAAGTAACatgttacagtaactacgttattattgtggtaacgagcacggtaactagttattatgacAAAATCAGGAACAcgttaatcgttactgggatttagatagccaccacacgaagtaaagaataacgagcctatcgcggagcttccacagattcagtaacattagcaagtggtggaggctaGCAGAAAGGGGAGACCCGAGGATTcagagtgtcaggtgaactcaatttcaggtaagaagttatgacctgcagtctatctgggtcagatataaacaaagtttaggtgtagtttatttttgttatgcCAACTTTTTCGTACTGCgcactagctagcatgacggagtttctatacacgtgggtgggtgctatgattttactgataaggttaattattagattTGCCAACC
Proteins encoded:
- the LOC134624818 gene encoding collagen alpha-1(I) chain-like, whose protein sequence is MLKRSSGPSSEDGRRLDRPLGPSSEDECWLDRPLGPLQRRRTKAGQAPRTLQRRRMLAGQAPWTPPAETDEGGTGPSDPPAKTNGGRTGPSDPPAKTNVGWTGPLDPSSGDGRRLDRPLGPSSEDECWLDRPLGPLQRRRTKAGQAPRTLQRRRMLAGQADWTPPAETDEGWTGPSDPPAKTNVGWTGPLDPSSGDGRMLDRPLGPLQRRRTKAGQAPRTLQLRRMLAGQAPWTPPAETDEGWTGPTDPPAKTNAEAVLRTLQRRQKAEAVPRTLQQRQNG